One genomic window of Vicugna pacos chromosome 18, VicPac4, whole genome shotgun sequence includes the following:
- the JMJD8 gene encoding jmjC domain-containing protein 8 isoform X1 codes for MPRGGGLMAPGLRPLLLLAFWMLASSARSPAEANDGGWPRYGPGAPVAVAEEERCTVERRVDLSYAEFMQHYAFSRPVILQGLTDNSRFRVLCSRERLLASFGDSVVRLSTANTYSYRKVDLPFQEYVEQMLHPQDPLSMGNDTLYFFGDNNFTEWASLFRHYSPPPFGLLGTTPAYSFGIAGAGSGVPFHWHGPGFSEVIYGRKRWFLYPPEKTPEFHPNKTTLAWLRDTYPALAPSARPLECTIQAGEVLYFPDRWWHATLNLDTSVFISTFLS; via the exons ATGCCTCGCGGCGGCGGGCTCATGGCACCTGGGTTGCGACCACTTCTGCTGCTCGCGTTCTGGATGCTGGCGTCTTCCGCCCGTAGTCCCGCGGAGGCGAACGACGGAGGATG GCCGCGGTATGGGCCGGGGGCACCGGTGGCCGTGGCGGAGGAGGAACGCTGCACGGTGGAGCGCCGAGTGGACCTCAGCTACGCCGAGTTCATGCAGCA CTACGCCTTCTCCAGACCTGTCATTCTGCAAGGGCTCACAGACAACTCG AGGTTCCGGGTCCTGTGCTCCCGTGAAAGGCTACTGGCCTCTTTTGGGGACAGCGTGGTCCGGTTGAGTACTGCCAACACCTACTCCTACCGGAAAG TGGATCTGCCCTTTCAGGAGTATGTGGAGCAGATGCTGCACCCTCAGGATCCCCTCTCCATGGGCAATG ACACCCTGTACTTTTTCGGGGACAACAACTTCACTGAATGGGCATCACTCTTTCGGCACTACTCTCCACCTCCATTTGGTCTGCTAGGTACCACTCCTGCTTATAGCTTTGGAATTGCAG GAGCCGGCTCTGGGGTGCCCTTCCACTGGCATGGTCCCGGGTTCTCGGAGGTGATCTACGGCCGCAAG CGCTGGTTCCTGTACCCCCCTGAGAAGACACCAGAGTTCCACCCCAACAAGACCACGCTGGCCTGGCTCCGGGACACATACCCGGCCTTGGCACCATCTGCACGGCCCCTGGAATGCACCATCCAGGCTGGTGAG GTGCTGTACTTCCCTGACCGGTGGTGGCATGCCACACTCAACCTCGACACCAGTGTCTTCATCTCTACCTTCCTCAGTTAG
- the JMJD8 gene encoding jmjC domain-containing protein 8 isoform X2: MPRGGGLMAPGLRPLLLLAFWMLASSARSPAEANDGGWPRYGPGAPVAVAEEERCTVERRVDLSYAEFMQHYAFSRPVILQGLTDNSRFRVLCSRERLLASFGDSVVRLSTANTYSYRKDTLYFFGDNNFTEWASLFRHYSPPPFGLLGTTPAYSFGIAGAGSGVPFHWHGPGFSEVIYGRKRWFLYPPEKTPEFHPNKTTLAWLRDTYPALAPSARPLECTIQAGEVLYFPDRWWHATLNLDTSVFISTFLS; the protein is encoded by the exons ATGCCTCGCGGCGGCGGGCTCATGGCACCTGGGTTGCGACCACTTCTGCTGCTCGCGTTCTGGATGCTGGCGTCTTCCGCCCGTAGTCCCGCGGAGGCGAACGACGGAGGATG GCCGCGGTATGGGCCGGGGGCACCGGTGGCCGTGGCGGAGGAGGAACGCTGCACGGTGGAGCGCCGAGTGGACCTCAGCTACGCCGAGTTCATGCAGCA CTACGCCTTCTCCAGACCTGTCATTCTGCAAGGGCTCACAGACAACTCG AGGTTCCGGGTCCTGTGCTCCCGTGAAAGGCTACTGGCCTCTTTTGGGGACAGCGTGGTCCGGTTGAGTACTGCCAACACCTACTCCTACCGGAAAG ACACCCTGTACTTTTTCGGGGACAACAACTTCACTGAATGGGCATCACTCTTTCGGCACTACTCTCCACCTCCATTTGGTCTGCTAGGTACCACTCCTGCTTATAGCTTTGGAATTGCAG GAGCCGGCTCTGGGGTGCCCTTCCACTGGCATGGTCCCGGGTTCTCGGAGGTGATCTACGGCCGCAAG CGCTGGTTCCTGTACCCCCCTGAGAAGACACCAGAGTTCCACCCCAACAAGACCACGCTGGCCTGGCTCCGGGACACATACCCGGCCTTGGCACCATCTGCACGGCCCCTGGAATGCACCATCCAGGCTGGTGAG GTGCTGTACTTCCCTGACCGGTGGTGGCATGCCACACTCAACCTCGACACCAGTGTCTTCATCTCTACCTTCCTCAGTTAG
- the JMJD8 gene encoding jmjC domain-containing protein 8 isoform X3, giving the protein MPRGGGLMAPGLRPLLLLAFWMLASSARSPAEANDGGWPRYGPGAPVAVAEEERCTVERRVDLSYAEFMQHYAFSRPVILQGLTDNSRFRVLCSRERLLASFGDSVVRLSTANTYSYRKVDLPFQEYVEQMLHPQDPLSMGNDTLYFFGDNNFTEWASLFRHYSPPPFGLLGTTPAYSFGIAGAGSGVPFHWHGPGFSEVIYGRKRWFLYPPEKTPEFHPNKTTLAWLRDTYPALAPSARPLECTIQAGAVLP; this is encoded by the exons ATGCCTCGCGGCGGCGGGCTCATGGCACCTGGGTTGCGACCACTTCTGCTGCTCGCGTTCTGGATGCTGGCGTCTTCCGCCCGTAGTCCCGCGGAGGCGAACGACGGAGGATG GCCGCGGTATGGGCCGGGGGCACCGGTGGCCGTGGCGGAGGAGGAACGCTGCACGGTGGAGCGCCGAGTGGACCTCAGCTACGCCGAGTTCATGCAGCA CTACGCCTTCTCCAGACCTGTCATTCTGCAAGGGCTCACAGACAACTCG AGGTTCCGGGTCCTGTGCTCCCGTGAAAGGCTACTGGCCTCTTTTGGGGACAGCGTGGTCCGGTTGAGTACTGCCAACACCTACTCCTACCGGAAAG TGGATCTGCCCTTTCAGGAGTATGTGGAGCAGATGCTGCACCCTCAGGATCCCCTCTCCATGGGCAATG ACACCCTGTACTTTTTCGGGGACAACAACTTCACTGAATGGGCATCACTCTTTCGGCACTACTCTCCACCTCCATTTGGTCTGCTAGGTACCACTCCTGCTTATAGCTTTGGAATTGCAG GAGCCGGCTCTGGGGTGCCCTTCCACTGGCATGGTCCCGGGTTCTCGGAGGTGATCTACGGCCGCAAG CGCTGGTTCCTGTACCCCCCTGAGAAGACACCAGAGTTCCACCCCAACAAGACCACGCTGGCCTGGCTCCGGGACACATACCCGGCCTTGGCACCATCTGCACGGCCCCTGGAATGCACCATCCAGGCTG GTGCTGTACTTCCCTGA